The Aythya fuligula isolate bAytFul2 unplaced genomic scaffold, bAytFul2.pri scaffold_70_arrow_ctg1, whole genome shotgun sequence genome contains a region encoding:
- the TMEM223 gene encoding transmembrane protein 223, with protein sequence MAAAAARAAAALELEVAVPRDVILFRHERGPFFRLVGLFCVGQGCFWAALAHFAFTALRPTPAPAPSSAPGADDPLRPRDHKWRLGFTASCLTLGSLIVAAGCVFPLRAVQRVTLLRGGAAVAISTHGPLGLGRGPSFTVPLRHVSCRAHRSEVPAMIPLKVKGRPFFFLLDKRGQLYNARLFDITVGAYRKL encoded by the exons atggcggcggcggcggcgagaGCGGCGGCGGCTCTGGAGCTGGAGGTGGCCGTGCCCCGGGACGTCATCCTCTTCCGCCACGAGCGCGGCCCCTTCTTCCGCCTGGTGGGGCTTTTCTGCGTGGGGCAGGGCTGTTTTTGGGCCGCTTTGGCCCATTTTGCCTTCACTGCGCTGCGACCcactcctgctcctgctcccagttCTGCTCCCGGTGCCGATGACCCCCTCCGGCCCCGGGACCACAAGTGGCGCCTGGGTTTCACCGCCTCCTGCCTCACCCTCG GCTCGCTGATCGTGGCGGCGGGCTGCGTCTTCCCCCTGCGCGCCGTGCAGCGGGTGACACTgctgcgggggggggcggccgtGGCTATCAGCACCCACGGGCCCCTGGGGCTGGGCCGTGGGCCCTCCTTCACCGTGCCCCTGCGCCACGTCTCGTGTCGAGCCCACCGCTCCGAGGTGCCTGCCATGATCCCCCTGAAGGTGAAGGGGCGccccttcttcttcctgctgGACAAGCGGGGCCAGCTCTACAACGCTCGTCTCTTTGACATCACCGTTGGTGCTTACCGCAAGCTCTAG